In a single window of the Candidatus Binatia bacterium genome:
- the hutH gene encoding histidine ammonia-lyase has protein sequence MKTVELDGRSLTLEQIDAVAAGAPAAVTPAARERVKRARDFVDARFAGGEAIYGVTTGFGRLANIPVDPVDAVALQLNLVRSHAAGTGAPLSIPVVRAAGVLRANSLSAGHSGVKLETLDLILAMLDRGVTPVVPCQGSVGASGDLAPLAHMTLALLGEGEAFYRGERLPSAVALERAGLKPISLGAKEGLALVNGTQVMTAVAALGVLRAERLAAAADLIGAISLEAYLGTERVFDRRLNELRPHPGQERVAANLRALLADSEIVRSHAECDRVQDPYSFRCIPVVHGAVVDSISHVRRVTEIEANSVTDNPLVFPDDEEFISGGNFHGEPIALAIDFLKIAVSELASIGERRLYLLLNAEDRGLPLFLTRRLGLQSGLMIVQYTAAALVNDDKGLAWPSSVDSIPTSAGQEDHVSMGMTSANNLVRVLDNVEGALACELLGALAATDFRRPLKSGRGTAAAYEVARAAIPPWTEDRPPAPDIAAARELIASRRLVEAAESAIGRRL, from the coding sequence TTGAAAACGGTCGAGCTGGACGGCCGCAGCCTGACGCTCGAGCAGATCGATGCCGTCGCAGCGGGTGCACCGGCAGCCGTCACTCCCGCTGCTCGAGAGCGCGTCAAGCGCGCCCGCGATTTCGTCGACGCGCGCTTCGCCGGCGGCGAGGCGATCTACGGCGTGACGACCGGGTTCGGCCGGCTTGCGAACATCCCGGTCGATCCGGTTGACGCCGTCGCGCTCCAGCTCAATCTCGTACGCAGCCATGCCGCCGGGACGGGCGCGCCGCTCTCGATTCCGGTCGTTCGCGCCGCGGGCGTCTTGCGCGCCAACTCGCTCTCGGCCGGCCACTCCGGCGTGAAGCTCGAGACGCTCGACTTGATCCTCGCGATGCTCGATCGGGGGGTGACGCCCGTCGTCCCGTGCCAAGGCTCCGTCGGCGCGAGCGGCGATCTCGCGCCGCTCGCGCACATGACGCTCGCGCTCCTCGGTGAGGGCGAGGCCTTCTATCGCGGCGAGCGCCTTCCGAGCGCCGTCGCGCTCGAGCGCGCCGGACTCAAGCCGATCTCTCTCGGCGCGAAGGAAGGGCTCGCGCTCGTCAACGGTACGCAGGTGATGACGGCGGTCGCCGCGCTCGGCGTTCTACGCGCCGAGCGGCTCGCCGCCGCCGCCGACCTCATCGGCGCGATCTCGCTCGAGGCCTATCTCGGGACGGAGAGGGTCTTCGATCGCCGGCTCAACGAGCTGCGCCCCCACCCCGGGCAAGAACGCGTCGCCGCGAATCTGCGTGCGCTGCTCGCAGATTCGGAGATCGTCCGCTCGCACGCCGAGTGCGACCGCGTTCAGGATCCCTATTCGTTCCGCTGCATTCCGGTCGTCCACGGTGCCGTTGTTGACTCGATCTCGCACGTCCGAAGGGTGACGGAGATCGAGGCCAACTCGGTCACCGACAACCCGCTCGTCTTTCCCGACGACGAGGAGTTCATCTCGGGCGGCAACTTCCACGGCGAGCCGATCGCGCTGGCGATCGATTTTTTAAAGATCGCCGTCTCGGAGCTCGCTTCGATCGGAGAACGGCGCCTCTACCTCCTGCTCAACGCCGAGGATCGCGGCTTACCGCTCTTCCTTACGCGGCGGCTCGGGCTCCAATCGGGGCTGATGATCGTGCAGTACACGGCGGCGGCGCTCGTCAACGACGACAAGGGCCTCGCGTGGCCGTCGAGCGTCGACTCGATTCCCACCTCGGCCGGTCAAGAGGATCACGTCAGCATGGGAATGACGTCGGCGAACAATTTGGTGCGCGTGCTCGACAACGTCGAGGGCGCGCTGGCCTGCGAGTTGCTCGGCGCGCTCGCCGCGACCGATTTCCGGCGCCCGCTGAAGTCGGGGCGCGGCACCGCGGCCGCGTACGAGGTCGCGCGCGCGGCGATCCCGCCGTGGACCGAGGACCGGCCTCCCGCTCCCGACATTGCCGCGGCGCGCGAACTGATCGCGTCGCGACGGCTCGTCGAGGCCGCCGAATCGGCGATCGGGCGGCGCCTATAG